In a single window of the Micrococcaceae bacterium Sec5.7 genome:
- a CDS encoding aldo/keto reductase, with product MTLSPTLTFNDGNTIPQLGYGVWQVADDVSEKAVRQAFEAGFRHIDTAKIYGNEAGVGRAIAGSDLLPQELFVTTKLWNSDQGYESTLEAFELSMDRLGLETLDLYLIHWLQPEQDKYVDTWKALIELQKRGRVKSIGVANFTVEGLQRLIDETGVVPAINQIELHPYFSQGPLREFGASRGILTQAWSPLGQGGELLEDATIAGIAAKHNATPAQVVIAWHLAIGNVVIPKSVTEARIHENYAALDVTLDASDIEAINGLDRTAAGAGRIGPDPAVSDFA from the coding sequence ATGACACTTTCACCAACACTGACGTTCAATGACGGCAACACCATTCCCCAGCTCGGCTACGGGGTGTGGCAAGTCGCCGACGATGTCTCGGAAAAGGCTGTCCGCCAGGCCTTCGAGGCCGGCTTCCGGCACATCGACACCGCCAAGATCTACGGCAACGAAGCAGGAGTGGGCCGAGCCATTGCAGGCTCGGACCTGCTGCCTCAGGAACTGTTTGTCACCACCAAGCTGTGGAATTCCGACCAGGGGTACGAATCCACCCTGGAGGCATTCGAATTGTCCATGGACCGGTTGGGCCTGGAAACCCTGGACCTGTACCTGATCCACTGGCTCCAGCCCGAGCAGGACAAGTACGTTGACACCTGGAAGGCCCTGATCGAGCTCCAGAAGCGCGGCCGGGTGAAGAGCATCGGCGTGGCAAACTTCACGGTTGAGGGGCTGCAGCGCCTCATTGATGAGACGGGCGTTGTGCCGGCCATCAACCAGATTGAACTGCACCCGTACTTCAGCCAGGGCCCGCTCCGCGAATTCGGCGCCTCGAGGGGAATCCTGACACAGGCCTGGTCACCGCTGGGCCAGGGAGGGGAGCTCCTTGAAGATGCCACCATCGCCGGGATCGCTGCCAAGCACAACGCAACGCCCGCTCAGGTTGTTATTGCCTGGCACCTGGCCATCGGAAACGTGGTGATCCCCAAGTCGGTGACCGAGGCCCGCATCCACGAAAACTACGCAGCACTCGACGTCACGCTGGATGCATCCGACATCGAGGCAATCAACGGACTGGACCGCACTGCCGCTGGCGCAGGCCGCATCGGCCCGGACCCGGCAGTGTCCGACTTCGCCTAA
- the tmk gene encoding dTMP kinase produces MTTQSPGLFIAFEGGDGAGKSTQASQLAEGLESRGLKVLRTREPGGTPIGEKLRSLVLDHGHGHIDAHTEALIFAASRAAHASQVIRPALERGEIVLTDRYIDSSVAYQGAGRDLGTDAVRKLNEWATAGLQPDLTVLLDVEPEDGRRRRTAGDTAEDRMESEADEFHTRIRHAFLELARARPDAYLVLAARLPVADLAARILARVDQLLAYRHGTAT; encoded by the coding sequence GTGACTACCCAGAGCCCCGGACTTTTCATCGCGTTTGAAGGTGGCGACGGCGCCGGAAAGTCCACGCAGGCGTCCCAACTGGCCGAAGGCCTCGAATCCCGCGGTCTGAAGGTACTCCGGACACGCGAACCGGGCGGGACCCCCATCGGCGAAAAACTGCGTTCCCTTGTGCTGGACCACGGCCACGGCCACATTGATGCCCACACCGAAGCCCTCATCTTCGCCGCCTCGCGTGCCGCACACGCCAGCCAGGTCATCCGCCCCGCGCTGGAACGCGGCGAAATCGTTCTGACTGACCGATACATCGATTCCTCGGTGGCGTACCAGGGTGCCGGCCGCGATCTGGGCACGGACGCAGTCCGCAAGCTCAACGAGTGGGCGACCGCGGGGCTACAGCCGGACCTCACGGTTCTCCTGGACGTCGAGCCGGAGGACGGGCGCCGCCGCCGGACCGCCGGGGACACCGCGGAGGACCGGATGGAGTCGGAGGCTGACGAGTTCCATACCCGGATCCGCCACGCTTTCCTGGAGCTCGCGCGGGCGCGCCCGGACGCCTATCTCGTGCTGGCGGCACGGCTCCCCGTTGCCGATCTTGCTGCCCGGATCCTGGCCCGGGTGGATCAGCTCCTGGCCTACCGGCACGGGACCGCCACATGA
- a CDS encoding YbdD/YjiX family protein — MNAVVAGFRGFARYLTGVMGADAYAKYLEHHGSTGHDAPPMTERDFWRDRMDRQDSNPQGRCC; from the coding sequence GTGAACGCGGTGGTTGCCGGTTTCCGCGGATTTGCCCGCTATTTGACGGGCGTTATGGGCGCGGATGCGTACGCCAAGTACCTCGAGCATCATGGATCCACCGGTCATGACGCGCCGCCCATGACGGAACGCGATTTCTGGCGCGACCGGATGGATCGTCAGGACAGCAACCCGCAGGGCAGGTGCTGCTGA
- a CDS encoding aminotransferase class I/II-fold pyridoxal phosphate-dependent enzyme, which translates to MSLSEQHAASLSAETVVVAAGRPPRERDEPVNPPIVLSSTYFGTGPLGDGDRGYGRYSNPTWDPFEDALGQLEGASLPGLLYASGLAAVSSALSLLPAGGVLVMPSHSYAGSLVMATELAEKGFLELRTVDIADTDAVKEQLAGGVPDAPGKSAGTSGKPASMLWLESPTNPMLGIADIPALTAAAHAVGAIVVTDNTFSTPLVQQPLSLGSDVVLHSVTKYLSGHSDVVLGALVTSNAELREALLHHRSIHGGIAGPFEAWLALRGLRTLALRIERSQASAAVLAERLSGHPRIESIRYPGLPTDPGHQRARSQMKGFGSILCVQIAPAGELDGADAADKLVRALQLWLPATSLGGVESLIERRRRHTAEPLSVPENLVRMSVGIENVEDLWADLEQALNALDG; encoded by the coding sequence ATGAGTCTTTCCGAACAGCATGCAGCCTCCCTCTCGGCTGAAACGGTAGTAGTGGCCGCCGGCCGTCCGCCCCGCGAACGCGATGAGCCGGTCAATCCGCCCATCGTGCTGTCTTCCACATACTTCGGCACGGGACCGCTGGGCGACGGCGACCGCGGCTACGGCCGTTACTCCAACCCCACCTGGGATCCGTTTGAGGATGCGCTGGGCCAGCTGGAAGGTGCCTCGCTGCCGGGCCTGCTGTATGCCTCCGGCCTCGCCGCAGTCAGTTCGGCACTGTCGCTTCTTCCCGCCGGGGGAGTGCTGGTGATGCCTTCGCACAGCTATGCCGGATCCCTGGTAATGGCGACGGAACTGGCGGAGAAGGGCTTCCTTGAACTCCGCACAGTGGACATCGCGGACACCGACGCGGTCAAGGAACAGCTCGCGGGCGGCGTTCCCGACGCCCCGGGCAAATCCGCCGGCACATCGGGCAAGCCTGCCAGCATGCTCTGGCTGGAGAGCCCCACCAACCCCATGCTGGGCATCGCGGACATCCCCGCACTCACGGCTGCCGCGCACGCAGTGGGCGCAATCGTGGTCACCGACAACACCTTCTCCACGCCCCTGGTGCAGCAGCCCCTGAGCCTGGGGTCCGACGTCGTTCTTCACTCGGTGACCAAGTACCTGTCCGGGCATTCAGACGTAGTCCTTGGCGCTCTGGTGACATCCAATGCGGAATTGCGCGAAGCCCTGCTGCACCACCGCAGCATCCACGGCGGGATCGCGGGCCCCTTCGAGGCCTGGCTTGCCCTGCGCGGACTCCGGACGCTGGCCCTGCGGATCGAGCGCTCGCAGGCGTCCGCAGCGGTTCTGGCGGAGCGTCTGAGCGGGCACCCGCGGATCGAGAGCATCCGCTACCCCGGGCTGCCCACGGATCCCGGGCACCAGCGCGCCAGGTCGCAAATGAAGGGCTTCGGTTCCATTCTGTGCGTCCAGATTGCCCCCGCCGGCGAACTCGACGGCGCCGACGCCGCGGACAAGCTGGTCCGTGCGCTGCAGCTGTGGCTGCCCGCCACGTCTTTGGGCGGGGTTGAGTCACTCATTGAACGACGACGGCGGCACACGGCCGAGCCGCTCAGCGTTCCGGAGAATCTGGTCCGGATGAGCGTGGGGATCGAAAACGTCGAGGACCTCTGGGCCGATTTGGAGCAGGCCCTGAACGCGCTGGACGGCTAG
- a CDS encoding bacterial proteasome activator family protein, translating into MSDPNDTQSDSRTFSGPESQPGEDIPVEGTTLDDGSRASAAQDKPAPGAKSKGGNLQDLVDEPAKVMRIGTMIRQLLEEVKSAPLDDAARGRLAEIHERSIKELEDGLAPELVAELERISLPFPENATPSDSELRIAQAQLVGWLEGLFHGIQTAIAAQHAAREHAAAQLQLRQLPPGTVIAPGVVIGENGEPQRATAPRPGPDPWKPRRPEDPDHGPGQYL; encoded by the coding sequence ATGAGCGATCCGAACGACACTCAGTCTGACTCCCGGACCTTTTCGGGGCCCGAATCCCAGCCGGGTGAGGACATCCCGGTGGAGGGTACAACGCTCGACGACGGCTCCCGGGCGTCCGCGGCGCAGGACAAGCCGGCGCCCGGCGCAAAATCCAAAGGCGGTAACCTCCAGGACCTTGTGGATGAGCCTGCCAAGGTAATGAGGATAGGCACCATGATCCGGCAGCTGCTGGAAGAGGTGAAGTCTGCGCCGCTGGATGATGCCGCCCGGGGGCGACTCGCCGAAATCCATGAGCGGTCCATCAAGGAACTCGAGGACGGACTGGCTCCGGAACTGGTTGCCGAGCTGGAACGCATCAGCCTGCCGTTCCCGGAGAACGCCACACCGTCGGATTCGGAGCTCCGCATAGCCCAGGCGCAGCTGGTGGGCTGGCTTGAGGGGCTGTTCCACGGCATCCAGACCGCCATTGCAGCCCAGCACGCTGCCCGGGAACACGCCGCCGCCCAGCTTCAGCTGCGGCAGCTGCCGCCCGGAACGGTGATTGCCCCCGGCGTTGTGATCGGGGAGAACGGTGAGCCGCAACGGGCCACTGCACCCCGGCCCGGCCCGGATCCGTGGAAGCCAAGGCGGCCCGAGGATCCGGACCACGGCCCCGGCCAGTACTTGTAG
- a CDS encoding DUF4352 domain-containing protein, giving the protein MADNKSVPDAKSGAKAQAAADKAYRKASRPWFKKKRFLFPLIIVAIIVITIVANAGKKEPAPSVNSSPPASAAAPATEAAAAFPGAKKGDVVGQAGAALKIGDATVTSAPIANGDATFAATLCTATTLSNGSKETINFNAFDWKLQTPSGTIVTTGFSGSKNMLSSGEIAPGGTASGDVCFDNKNAESGQFVVLYQPVFSFFSDRAAWINNH; this is encoded by the coding sequence ATGGCAGACAATAAGAGCGTGCCGGACGCCAAGAGTGGCGCCAAAGCCCAAGCCGCAGCGGACAAGGCATATCGCAAGGCATCGCGGCCGTGGTTCAAGAAGAAGCGCTTCCTTTTCCCGCTGATCATTGTCGCGATAATAGTCATCACTATAGTGGCTAATGCGGGCAAGAAAGAGCCTGCGCCCAGTGTCAACTCTTCCCCGCCAGCATCGGCCGCAGCACCTGCGACGGAAGCGGCGGCAGCCTTCCCGGGCGCTAAGAAGGGCGATGTCGTAGGACAAGCGGGCGCCGCCCTCAAGATCGGCGATGCAACGGTTACGTCTGCCCCAATCGCTAACGGTGATGCAACGTTTGCTGCAACTCTTTGCACTGCCACTACCCTGAGCAATGGCTCGAAGGAAACTATCAATTTCAATGCCTTCGATTGGAAACTGCAAACCCCCTCAGGCACTATCGTGACCACTGGCTTCTCAGGCAGTAAGAACATGCTCAGCAGTGGTGAGATCGCTCCGGGTGGAACAGCAAGCGGTGATGTCTGCTTTGACAACAAGAATGCCGAGTCAGGCCAGTTTGTTGTGCTCTATCAGCCAGTCTTCTCGTTCTTTTCCGATCGTGCTGCTTGGATCAATAACCACTGA
- a CDS encoding class I SAM-dependent methyltransferase — protein MVQKAERVVAPQTSGKGRSGSGRSGKPVGNVTRGTTNPNRMRRLDRWLTGPQAWRLRSAPDPLVIDLGYGASPATAVELFERLSAIRPDVRVCGIEIEPERVRVAKALERPGLSFQVGGFELPVPGKPVLVRAFNVLRQYEEADVAGIWRLVQSRLAPCGLFIDGTCDEIGRRVTWVALDSERPLSLSLSMRFGGFVLPSEIAERLPKALIHRNVAGERIHALMQAMDRAWLGSAPLASFGNRQRWTAMCKALLDGGWPVQDGPSRWRLGELTVGWEAVAPD, from the coding sequence GTGGTGCAGAAAGCTGAACGGGTTGTGGCCCCCCAGACGTCCGGCAAGGGCAGGTCCGGGAGTGGCAGGTCCGGCAAGCCGGTGGGAAACGTCACCAGGGGCACCACCAACCCGAACCGCATGCGCCGGCTGGACCGCTGGCTCACCGGACCGCAGGCCTGGCGGCTACGGTCGGCACCTGACCCTCTGGTGATCGATCTGGGCTACGGGGCATCGCCGGCCACCGCCGTCGAGCTCTTTGAACGCCTGTCAGCGATCCGCCCGGATGTGCGTGTCTGCGGGATTGAAATCGAACCGGAACGGGTCCGGGTGGCCAAGGCCCTGGAAAGGCCCGGACTGAGCTTCCAGGTGGGCGGCTTCGAGCTCCCCGTACCGGGGAAACCCGTGCTGGTCCGCGCCTTCAACGTGCTCCGGCAATATGAGGAAGCCGATGTGGCCGGGATTTGGCGGCTGGTGCAGAGCAGGCTGGCGCCGTGCGGACTCTTCATCGACGGCACCTGCGACGAAATCGGTCGGCGCGTCACGTGGGTTGCCCTCGACAGCGAGCGGCCGCTCAGCCTGAGCCTGTCCATGCGGTTCGGAGGCTTTGTGCTTCCGTCGGAGATCGCCGAGCGGCTGCCAAAGGCCCTGATCCACCGCAATGTCGCGGGTGAACGGATCCATGCGCTGATGCAGGCGATGGACCGGGCATGGCTTGGGTCAGCGCCTTTGGCGTCGTTCGGGAACAGGCAACGCTGGACCGCCATGTGCAAGGCACTGCTCGACGGCGGCTGGCCGGTTCAGGACGGGCCGTCGCGTTGGCGCCTGGGGGAACTTACGGTCGGCTGGGAGGCCGTGGCACCGGACTAA
- a CDS encoding transposase, whose product MGGRPGWQQAEAPLPWPHRFPGDQGRHHRCRYPLSAQGAQITRRSRKLKGKKWSVETVYIITSLPVETTSAAELNTLVQGHWTIENRLHWVRDVVFLEDKSMVRSGNAPRLMASLRNLIISLYRIAKITNIAKATRHTARDAKRALKLARINPLPTTLH is encoded by the coding sequence GTGGGAGGACGTCCCGGTTGGCAACAGGCAGAAGCACCGCTGCCATGGCCGCACCGGTTCCCGGGCGATCAAGGTCGTCACCATCGATGCCGGTATCCTCTTTCCGCCCAGGGAGCCCAGATCACCCGCAGGTCCCGGAAACTCAAGGGTAAAAAGTGGAGTGTTGAGACGGTGTACATCATCACGTCCCTGCCGGTGGAGACCACCAGCGCCGCAGAGCTCAACACGCTTGTGCAAGGTCACTGGACCATCGAGAACCGGCTCCACTGGGTCCGTGACGTGGTCTTCCTGGAAGACAAGTCCATGGTCAGGTCCGGCAATGCTCCCCGGCTCATGGCGTCCCTGCGAAACCTCATCATCAGCCTCTACCGGATAGCGAAAATCACCAACATCGCCAAAGCCACCCGACACACCGCCAGAGACGCCAAACGAGCCCTCAAACTCGCCAGAATCAACCCACTACCCACGACTTTGCATTAG
- a CDS encoding DUF2516 family protein, translating to MDGKLMIFYVETGVYFVLGLVALALEAWAFFDCLRHKANAFEATGKRTKTFWLGLTCGGFAIGVLAVWGSLGGSGGLFGPLGLFGLAAVVAASVYLADVRPAVKDTGRGGSRNVGPYGPW from the coding sequence GTGGACGGAAAACTCATGATCTTTTATGTCGAAACAGGCGTGTACTTCGTCCTGGGCCTCGTTGCCCTTGCACTGGAGGCATGGGCTTTCTTCGACTGCCTCCGGCACAAGGCGAATGCCTTCGAAGCGACGGGTAAGCGCACCAAAACATTCTGGCTTGGCTTGACCTGTGGCGGGTTCGCCATCGGGGTCCTGGCTGTATGGGGCAGTCTCGGTGGAAGCGGCGGGCTTTTCGGCCCGCTGGGACTTTTCGGACTGGCTGCGGTGGTGGCGGCCTCCGTCTATCTGGCTGACGTGCGGCCGGCCGTGAAGGACACCGGCCGCGGCGGCAGCCGCAACGTGGGCCCCTACGGCCCCTGGTAA
- a CDS encoding GNAT family N-acetyltransferase codes for MAALPAGVTIRRIGPGDAVLFNRLSEADNLFDEDPGGEPSGALTLDGARDFLGDPTVLFWLAEEGQQVVGFLHCCVQRRRTAGPWAELLLMEMGTHVDRRRYGIGSALLAGMEAWMKENAVEEVWVPANTYAVGFYRKCGFAADEGEILVKVVH; via the coding sequence ATGGCTGCACTGCCTGCTGGTGTGACCATCCGGCGGATCGGGCCCGGCGACGCCGTGCTGTTCAACCGGCTGTCCGAAGCCGACAACCTGTTTGATGAGGATCCCGGCGGGGAGCCGTCGGGAGCTTTAACACTCGACGGCGCCCGGGACTTCCTGGGGGATCCCACCGTTCTGTTCTGGCTGGCCGAGGAGGGCCAGCAGGTGGTGGGATTCCTGCATTGTTGCGTGCAACGACGTCGTACGGCCGGCCCTTGGGCAGAACTCCTGCTGATGGAAATGGGCACTCACGTGGACAGGCGGAGGTACGGGATCGGCAGTGCCTTGCTGGCCGGCATGGAGGCCTGGATGAAGGAGAACGCAGTGGAGGAAGTATGGGTCCCTGCCAATACCTACGCGGTCGGCTTCTACCGGAAATGCGGCTTCGCTGCGGATGAGGGCGAAATACTGGTCAAGGTAGTTCATTGA
- a CDS encoding phosphoglyceromutase has protein sequence MTYKLILLRHGHSDWNAKNLFTGWVDVDLNDQGREEAVRGGELLVEHNVLPDILYTSRLRRAINTANLALEKADRGWIDVKRDWRLNERHYGALQGKDKAQTLAEYGEEQFMEWRRSYDTPPPPLADDAEFSQVGDPRYADIGDAVPRTECLKDVLVRLMPYWESDIKEDLKAGKTVLVTAHGNSLRALVKHLDGISDDSIAGLNIPTGIPLVYDLDENFQPLNPGGTYLDPAAAAEAILAVANQGKK, from the coding sequence ATGACTTACAAGCTGATTCTGCTGCGCCACGGCCACAGCGACTGGAACGCCAAGAACCTGTTCACCGGCTGGGTGGACGTTGACCTCAACGACCAGGGCCGCGAGGAGGCCGTCCGCGGCGGCGAGCTGCTGGTAGAGCACAATGTACTCCCGGACATCCTCTACACCTCGCGCCTGAGGCGGGCCATCAACACCGCCAACCTGGCTCTGGAGAAGGCCGACCGCGGCTGGATCGACGTCAAGCGCGACTGGCGCCTGAACGAGCGCCACTACGGCGCGCTGCAGGGCAAGGACAAGGCCCAGACCCTCGCCGAGTACGGCGAAGAGCAGTTCATGGAGTGGCGCCGTTCGTACGACACCCCGCCGCCGCCACTGGCTGACGACGCAGAATTCTCCCAGGTGGGGGACCCGCGCTATGCCGATATCGGCGACGCCGTGCCGCGCACCGAGTGCCTCAAGGACGTTCTGGTCCGGCTCATGCCTTACTGGGAATCCGATATCAAGGAGGACCTCAAAGCCGGCAAGACCGTCCTGGTCACGGCCCACGGCAACTCCCTGCGCGCGCTCGTCAAGCACCTCGACGGCATCAGCGACGATTCCATCGCCGGCCTGAACATCCCCACCGGCATTCCGCTGGTTTACGATCTGGACGAGAACTTCCAGCCGCTGAATCCGGGTGGCACCTACCTGGATCCAGCAGCAGCAGCCGAGGCCATCCTGGCAGTGGCCAACCAGGGCAAAAAATAG
- a CDS encoding alpha/beta hydrolase: protein MSARPLPARSRAAAIGVRTAGAMVLVMVLASCSFLGTSKDDSSKGNSTGQADPSIAAAAPEGLKDFYTQQVVWEPCEGEFQCAKVKVPLNYAKPDGDTIEIAALKVASTGKKTGSLLVNPGGPGASGYDFVRDAAGSHFSDKVRAKYDLVGFDPRGVKRSAPVTCMTDKERDDARAKNYALDTDAGLASALSDNKAIAAKCAQQTGPVLAHIDTLSAAKDLDVLRAVVNDAKLNYLGYSYGTFLGSTYASLFPDNVGRMVLDGVLDPSISNEDLTSGQAKAFEKAIRAYVADCLRANGCPLSGNVDDGVQQIRDVINSVNENPLAAKDGRVVGGNLFVSGLITPLYNDESWPALTQALDSAMSGDVSLMLRLADLGADRESNGKYSSNSTFAFTAINCLDYPMVTDTAGMRAEEARLRQDSPTLGYFFAYGGTNCADWPYKNLRTPAPVKYTGDSPIVVIGTTGDPATPVEWAGSVRRQLGNASLLTWKGEGHTAYGRSNSCVGDAVDGYLVDGTAPADNKVC from the coding sequence ATGTCTGCACGACCCCTGCCCGCACGATCCCGCGCCGCGGCGATCGGAGTGCGGACCGCTGGCGCCATGGTTTTGGTCATGGTGCTGGCGTCGTGCAGTTTTCTGGGAACTTCCAAGGACGATTCTTCCAAGGGCAACTCCACCGGCCAAGCCGATCCGTCCATCGCCGCCGCCGCACCGGAAGGACTCAAGGACTTCTACACGCAGCAGGTTGTCTGGGAGCCCTGCGAGGGCGAGTTCCAGTGTGCCAAGGTCAAGGTTCCGCTGAACTACGCGAAACCGGACGGCGACACCATCGAGATCGCGGCCCTGAAAGTGGCCAGCACCGGCAAGAAGACGGGCAGCCTCCTGGTGAACCCCGGCGGCCCGGGCGCATCGGGCTATGACTTCGTCAGGGACGCCGCCGGAAGTCATTTCTCGGACAAGGTGCGTGCCAAGTACGACCTCGTGGGTTTCGACCCCCGCGGCGTCAAGCGTTCGGCTCCCGTCACCTGCATGACAGACAAGGAACGCGACGACGCCCGGGCAAAGAACTACGCTCTGGATACGGACGCCGGACTTGCATCCGCGCTGTCCGACAACAAGGCCATTGCGGCCAAATGCGCCCAGCAGACCGGTCCGGTACTGGCCCACATTGATACCCTCAGCGCGGCCAAGGACCTCGATGTCCTGCGCGCCGTGGTCAACGACGCCAAACTGAACTACCTGGGCTACTCGTACGGAACGTTCCTCGGTTCCACCTATGCTTCCCTCTTCCCGGACAACGTGGGCCGGATGGTCCTTGACGGCGTCCTGGATCCCTCCATCAGCAACGAGGACCTGACCAGCGGCCAGGCCAAGGCGTTTGAAAAGGCCATCCGCGCGTACGTGGCCGATTGTCTCCGGGCGAACGGTTGCCCCCTCAGCGGCAATGTGGATGATGGCGTGCAGCAGATCCGCGACGTCATCAACTCCGTCAACGAGAACCCGCTCGCGGCCAAGGACGGCCGGGTGGTGGGCGGCAACCTCTTTGTCAGCGGTCTCATCACTCCGCTGTACAACGACGAGAGCTGGCCCGCCCTGACCCAGGCGCTGGACTCAGCCATGAGCGGCGACGTCAGCCTGATGCTACGTCTGGCGGACCTCGGCGCCGACCGTGAATCCAACGGAAAATACTCCTCCAATTCGACGTTCGCGTTCACTGCCATCAATTGCCTGGACTACCCCATGGTCACCGACACCGCCGGCATGCGGGCCGAGGAAGCGCGGCTCCGGCAGGACTCCCCCACGCTGGGTTACTTCTTTGCGTACGGCGGCACCAACTGCGCGGACTGGCCGTACAAGAACCTCCGGACCCCCGCCCCGGTGAAATACACGGGCGACTCCCCGATCGTGGTGATTGGCACCACCGGGGACCCCGCCACACCCGTTGAGTGGGCCGGCTCCGTCCGCAGACAGCTCGGCAACGCCTCCCTGCTGACGTGGAAGGGCGAAGGCCACACCGCTTACGGCCGGTCCAACAGCTGCGTCGGAGACGCGGTGGACGGCTACCTCGTCGACGGCACGGCTCCGGCGGACAACAAGGTCTGTTGA
- a CDS encoding DNA polymerase III subunit delta' has translation MTVWDDLQGQPAVVAQLRQASEGDGLTHAWLFTGPPGSGRSNAAKAFAAALNCDQQDVSLRGCGGCAACRTILGETHSDVTFVRTEKVTITIDEARELVSKAGNRPLSGRWRIIVVEDADRMAERTTNVLLKAIEEPTPRTIWMLCAPSPADVLVTIRSRCRAVALRLPPAADVAALLVKRDGVDPVLAERAARAAQSHVGIARRLARDADARERRLETVRFPLGLRGVSAAVMMAEKLVKIATEEANSSNDERDAAEKIALLATLGAPESGTLPPAMRSQVRQLEDDQKRRAKRSITDSLDRTLTDLLSFYRDVLVIQMGNAVELVNVELRAELVDFAGRSAPETTLIRMDAINKARKRITTTNVAPLLTVESMAASLI, from the coding sequence ATGACCGTTTGGGACGATCTCCAGGGCCAGCCCGCCGTCGTTGCGCAGTTGCGCCAGGCCTCAGAGGGCGACGGCCTCACCCATGCCTGGCTGTTCACGGGCCCGCCCGGATCAGGCCGTTCCAACGCGGCCAAGGCGTTTGCCGCCGCGCTGAACTGCGACCAGCAGGACGTCTCCCTTCGCGGCTGCGGCGGGTGCGCTGCGTGCAGGACCATCCTGGGCGAAACGCATTCGGACGTCACGTTTGTCCGCACCGAAAAAGTAACCATCACCATCGACGAAGCCCGGGAGCTGGTGTCCAAAGCGGGCAACCGGCCATTGTCGGGACGCTGGCGGATCATCGTGGTGGAAGACGCGGACCGCATGGCCGAACGCACCACCAACGTGCTGCTTAAGGCCATCGAGGAACCTACCCCCCGCACCATCTGGATGCTGTGTGCGCCGTCGCCCGCCGATGTCCTGGTGACCATCCGATCACGCTGCCGTGCGGTGGCCCTGCGGCTTCCGCCGGCCGCCGACGTCGCGGCTTTGCTGGTAAAGCGCGACGGCGTGGATCCGGTTCTTGCGGAACGTGCAGCCCGCGCTGCGCAAAGCCATGTGGGGATTGCCCGCAGGCTGGCCCGCGACGCTGATGCCCGGGAACGGCGGCTGGAAACAGTCCGCTTCCCACTGGGGCTCAGAGGCGTCAGTGCAGCCGTGATGATGGCCGAAAAACTGGTGAAGATTGCGACGGAGGAAGCCAACAGTTCCAACGATGAACGTGACGCTGCCGAGAAGATCGCGCTTCTGGCCACCCTCGGCGCCCCGGAGTCCGGGACGTTGCCGCCGGCCATGCGGAGCCAGGTCAGGCAGCTCGAAGACGACCAGAAGCGCCGGGCTAAACGGTCCATAACCGACTCGTTGGACCGGACGCTGACTGATTTGCTGTCCTTCTACCGCGACGTGCTGGTCATCCAGATGGGGAACGCCGTCGAGCTGGTAAACGTTGAGTTGAGGGCAGAGCTGGTGGACTTTGCCGGCCGTTCCGCGCCGGAAACCACCCTCATCCGGATGGACGCCATCAACAAAGCCCGCAAACGGATCACCACCACCAACGTTGCACCGCTGTTGACCGTTGAGTCCATGGCTGCCAGCCTGATCTAG
- a CDS encoding HAD family hydrolase — MVGTTVFDGGLMERAMSRTLVEQGIAAGSAEFESMLGYSRDTSGISKVTVFGHLFGDPAAAESANRFFELSCDELISDGGIRPVPGAEDSIGWLRDAGIKVCLATGFGRHTQNMVLESLGWMGLADLSLCPADAGRGRPFPDMILTAVLALDLDDVREVAVVGDTRADMHSGLRAGASVVAGVLTGAHSEATLRAAGATAVVPSIKDLPALLERRVTGRTS, encoded by the coding sequence ATGGTGGGCACAACCGTGTTCGACGGCGGTCTGATGGAACGCGCCATGTCCCGGACGCTTGTGGAACAGGGAATCGCGGCCGGGTCCGCGGAGTTCGAAAGCATGCTGGGCTACTCCCGCGATACCTCGGGTATCTCCAAGGTGACCGTCTTCGGCCATCTTTTCGGAGACCCCGCAGCTGCCGAGAGCGCCAACCGCTTCTTCGAGCTCAGCTGCGATGAACTGATTTCCGACGGCGGCATCCGCCCGGTTCCGGGGGCCGAGGACTCTATCGGTTGGCTGCGTGATGCCGGAATCAAGGTATGCCTGGCCACCGGATTCGGCAGGCACACACAGAACATGGTGCTCGAGTCGCTTGGGTGGATGGGGCTTGCCGACCTGAGCCTGTGCCCGGCGGATGCCGGTCGCGGCAGGCCCTTCCCGGACATGATCCTGACGGCGGTGCTGGCACTGGACCTGGACGACGTGAGGGAGGTGGCTGTGGTGGGAGACACCCGCGCTGACATGCATTCTGGCCTGCGTGCGGGCGCAAGCGTGGTGGCAGGGGTGCTTACCGGGGCCCACTCGGAGGCGACGCTCCGCGCCGCAGGTGCCACCGCCGTGGTGCCTTCCATCAAGGATCTTCCGGCGCTGCTGGAGCGCAGGGTGACCGGTCGGACGAGCTGA